The following is a genomic window from Clostridium sp..
AGCAAATATACTGCCCGGTGCAGGTGAAGCAACAAGCCCGGCTCCTGTAACCAGGAATGTGAAATCAGCAGCCATGCCTCCTCCTATTACGGCCAGAAGCAAAAGCGGTGTCATCATTACAAATGGAAAGTATATTTCATGAATACCACCTAAAAATTGAATTATTATAGCACCTGGTGCAGATTGTTTTGCATTGCCCTTTCCATATATACAGTAGGCAAGCAATACTCCAAGGCCCGGTCCAGGATTGGATTCAAGCAAGAAAAATATTGATTTTCCTACATCCTTTACCTGTGCAATTCCCAGTGGATCAAAAATTCCGTGATTTATAGCATTGTTCAAGAACAATATCTTCCCAGGTTCCACCAATATTGCTATGAGTGGAAGCAACTTAACCTCCGTTATCCATTTTGCCCCATTGCCAAGTGCAACTGTAACTGCAGCTACTACAGGGCCTATTATCGAAAATCCAGCAAGTGCAAGAATCAATCCAAGAATACCTGAAGAAAATGTATTTACAAGCATTTCAAATCCTGTAGGTATCCTGTCCTTTACAAGTTCATCAAACTTCTTGATAAGATATCCTCCAAGAGGACCAATTACCATTGCCCCCAGGAACTGTGTTACCGAAGATCCAACAATAACACCCATGGTAGCTATCGCACCAACGACACCTCCTCTTGTACCATATACCATTTTACCGCCGGTATAACCTATAAGTACCGGCAAAAGATAGGTAATCATCGGTGATACAAGTTTGTTAAAGTTTTCATTAGGAATCCATCCAGTAGGAATAAATAAGGCCGTTATAAGTCCCCATGCAATAAACGCTCCGATATTCGGCATCACCATGCCTGCAAGAAATCCTCCAAACTTCTGAACCCTGGCTTTACCGGTTCCACTTTTTTTAGAAATTTCCATTTATAAATACCTCCTTACCTTTGTTACTTATAATATATAATGCAGTAAACGTTTATACAAGCATTACTACTTAAATCCTGACTTGATCAACTGCTGACAATTTTAAAATTTCCTGTAAAATCTAACTTGCAACGGCATTTAATTTAATCAAAATAAATGTTACAATAAAAGTATTTCCAAATAAATTTTAGGATAGAGGCGAGAAATTTGATAGATATAAAAACGAAAAAAGAAATAGGTTACATGGCTGCCGCTGGTAAAATACTTGCATCATGCCATAAAGAAATTCATAAGATGATAAAACCGGGTATAACTACCATGGAAATAAATAGCTTTGTGGAAAAATATTTGGATGAACACGGTGCTTCGCCGGAGCAGAAGGGTTATATGGGATTTCCTTATGCTATATGTGCTTCTTTAAATGATGAAATCTGCCATGGGTTTCCAAATAAAAAACCTTTAAAAGAAGGTGACATAGTAACTATAGACATGGTTGTAAACTTGAACGGGTGGCTGGCAGATTCTGCATGGTCATACGCAGTAGGCAAAATATCAAAAGAGGCCGAGGATCTTATGAATATTACTAAAGAATGCCTTTACAGGGGAATAAAAAAAGCTGTAATTGGAAATCACATAGGTGATATAGGTCATGAGATTCAAACCTATGCAGAATCTCTGGGATATTCCGTAGTAAGGGATTATACGGGACATGGAATAGGGAAAGTCATGCATGATGATATAGCTGTGCCACACTATGGAAAACCTGGAAGAGGCCTCAAGCTTGTAAAAGGAATGGTAATAACTATAGAACCAATGATAAATATAGGTTCCTATCATACTGTTATAGATAATAACGGTTGGACAGCCCGCACTGTGGATGGAAGTCTCTCCGCCCAGTATGAACACACACTTGCAATAGCTGAAGACGGTCCTATAATCCTGACAGATCAGGACAATATATAGAATTATATCCACGAATGGGAATTTGCCTTAGGTAAATTCCCCCTTTTTATTATAAATTGTTCCTCACATTCCATATGATTTTTATTACTTCACTATAAAATTTGCCTTATAGGTATTGATATTGATATTTTCAGATGCTAAGATTACTCTAAGTATTTACACATATTCAATTCCAAAGGATGAATCATAATGAACATCAGGCTAAATTTTTCAAATTATAAAAACAGCTGTGGAATTCTTGCTTTTGCACTGGTTGTACTCATAGGATCTATTACGTTGTTCATACAACCTATAATAGGGGTGGCAGACAATGGAGATTTCTTTCGTATAATAAGTCAGAGTAATCTGTACTATCTTCCTCAAAATGAAAATAATAAATTTCTTGGATATTTTAATCGAGACTATGGAATCTACAAATACAACAATGAAAATCCAAGAATGCTAGTATCCACACAATTCATATTTACAAAAGCGGCAGTCTTATTGGACAGGCTATTTACAGAAGATTATATATTTGATATAAGATTTCTATCCGCTATATATCTGGTAATCTATGCTTTGAGTGCATATCTCATAGTAAAAGTACTTACCTGCGATATAAAATCTACAAAATATAAAATTTTAATTACCGGGATCTTCATATTCATATTTTGTGATACCGGTTATATATCCTATTTTAATTCGTTTTATGGTGAAGCATTGAGCATAACATCCTTCATGCTCAGTATTGGTATACTTTTATATATGTACAAGTTTAAAAAATATACCATGGCAAATTTTCTGCTATTTTTCATATTATCCATATTATTTGTCGGTTCGAAGCAGCAGTTTGCACCTGTAGGTATGCTGGTATGTGCAGTATTGTTCAGACTTTCAACCTGTTTAAAAAACAGACTATTTCACTATGTCCCAGCCGTATTGATTGTTGTAACTTTAGGCTTATCTACCTATTTCTATAAATCCATATCCGGAGATTTTGATTATATAAACAGATACCATGCAATGACAAGAGGTATCCTTATATACGAAAAAAATCCAGATGATCTGTTGAAGAAACTCAATATAAATCCCCAGTATTCTCTATTGAGCGAAACTACATTTTTCAACCAAATACCTGTTATAAATCCAAATGATGATAAATTGAAGAAAACTTTTTACAGTAAATATTCCACCTTTAGCATTTTAAAATTTTATTTGAAAAATCCTGAAATATTTCTCAAAATGATGAATTTTGCTGTGAAAAATGGTTATTCCATAAGGCCAAAGGCAATGGGGAATTATGAAAAATCAGCGGGAAAGTCCTATGGGAGCCAATCCTATTTCTTCTCCGCCTGGAGCGGAATAAAAGAACACTACATGCCCCATAATCTATTTTTAACAATAATTGCTTTTGGAATATATTTTGTGTTTTCTGCAAAAAGATATAGAGTGGCAAGTAAAAACAGTGACATGGATTCCCGGCTTTTTGAAGAAACCTTTGTATATATTTTTTTAACAGGTGTATCACAGCTGTTTATATCTGTAATCGGAGCCGGTGATGCAGATCTTGGAAAACATGTATTTATGTTTAATGTATCCTTCGATATTATATTTTTGTATTCAATATATCTGATAATTAGAAAAATAGATGCACAGTTCATTACAAATACACAAAAGGAGGTTGAAAAATGGAATTTGGAAACTATGGGAAAAAAATAGACATATTTATGACACTGCTCATAGCTTATTTTTTTATAATATGTATTTCATTTCAGTACATTCAATCACAAAATATTTTTGAAAATTACATCATGCTTCTTGTGCTCATGTTTGTAGCTCTAATAAGTTATTACACAGATATGACCTTTTCTCTCATAGTAGTCTTGATCTGCGATTTTGCTTACTTCAGCTACAAACTCTACATGTCAGTTACAAACAGTATTTCAATAAATGAAAATTCATATTACTGGGCAGTATCAATACCTCTGACAGCCCTGATCGTATCATTTCTGTCAAGATATATACTTTATATTCAAATGGAATCAAAAAAAATCATGGCTGAAAACAAATCCTTTGTAATGATAGATCCATTGACCGGAATACGAAATTCATCTGCACTTTTAAATGAACTTCCCATATACATGAACATGTCCAAAAGGCATGGTATTCCACTATCACTCATGGTTGTAAAATTCAAATACAACAGCAATCTCAAAAGTATTGCAGGCATGGAATTTTTTAGAGACATACTTGTGAAATGCTCCAGATCCCTTGAAAACTCTTTAAGGATTGAAGACAGAAAATATATACTACCGGAAGATGACATATTTGCATTCATACTTATATCTGATGAAAATGGATGTGAAATAATAAAAACACGTCTGAAGGAAAATATAAATAATATGACACTGGATAGATACGACAGGCTTGGAAATTTAAAACTTGAAGTTCAGATTGGATATTATATCTACAATGAGGACATACAAAATCCTATGGATTTTTTGTCGAAGGCCGAGAAGGAACTTGATTATGATATATAATACGAAAAAAATTTATTCACTTTCATTAATATTAGTTGTATCTGCATCCATCATATTTTCTGCAGCTCCGAATGTAGAAAGCAGCAGTAAAAACAGCACTGCAATAATATATGACACCTACAATGAATTCGGTTCAGAAGAAAATAGGCTCAATTCACTGGTGCGGTTGATCCTGGGAAGCGGCAGCGGAATAGACATATTAAATTCCAGTTCCTATTTCAAAGGATCAGCCAGCAAGTATAAAATACTGTTCATACTCTACAATAATTTCTCAAAGCTTCCAGTTTCACTTGTAAATGACCTTTTAAATTTTAAGGGCAGAATAGTATGGATTGGTAAAAATTTTGACCAATTGCCATTAAATAAATCGAACATAAAGTATATATCCAGTCTTTCCTCACAAAATTTAAATTACAATATTTTAAAAAACGATTTTTACAGATTGATCAACAATACATATCAGGAAAATCGAAATGTATATCTTCTTATAGATGCTGTATACCCCTTTACAGACTTAGATGTTTTTGCCAAAAAAATAGATTTTCTCTATAGCAATGGTATACCATTCATATGCAGTGTAATGCCGGTATATGAAAATCAGGACATGGATGCCATGAAAAGATTCTGCGGGATATTGGAATATGTACAGAATAACGGGGGAAAAATAATATTGCATTTTCCTGTACTGTACGGGGAAAATATTCCCGAAGATAAAATAGAATCTAAAATTCGTCTTGCACAAAAAATATATATGGATTATGGAATACAACCTATAGCTCTCGACATACCGGAAGGATTCTTATACAGGGAAAACTCAAAAGCCTTAATACATTCAACCAACACTGTATTTATACACAAAGACACAGATATGGGGATTTTGGATCTTGATAATTATTCCATATCACCATTCAATCTGGTCATCGACAAAGTAGACTTTAACAACAAGTATATACGTGAACAACCAGATTCTATCCACAATACCGCACTCAGTCTAAGTTCAGACATGGACTATGATAATTTTAAAAAGCAGATAAATGATCTTTTAAAGGATGAATTTTATTTCAGCAGCCCCGAATATCTTGATATTCCGGCAAAATACGCGAAAAAACATTCAAATGAAAGCAAGTCCTCCCCAAGCAGATCTATCGATATAAGCAGCGGTAACATGGACATCATAAAAATCACCCTATTTATATGTGTCTTTTTTGTAGCAATAATAATTATAGGAATAAAATTAGATGTAAAAAAATTTTTCAGATAATGTGGTGACCCATAAATATGAATATATTTGACATATTGCTCTTGTATTCTCTTGCCGTCATATGGATAACAATATTTATAAATGTGATACTTATTACAGGCGGTTATTTGTATTATTTAAAAACTCTGAAGTTAAACATGCATGAGATTCCTGCATATTATCCCTTCATATCAGTTATGGTGCCCGCCCATAATGAAGAGAAAGTAATTGCCAGAACCGTTAGATCACTGCTGAATCTGGAATATCCCGAGAATAAATATGAAATTATAATTATAAATGACAATTCTTCGGACAATTCTACCCTGATACTGGAAGAAATAAAAAAGAACAATCCCTGTAGAAATCTGAGTGTAATAAATACGGATAATATTACAGGCGGCAGAGGGAAATCAAATGCTTTGAATATTGGATTTAAAAAAAGCTGCGGTGAGTTTCTGGCAATATACGATGCAGATAATACTCCTGAAAAAAAATCCCTGAAATATCTGGTTCAGACTATAATCTCAGATAATAGCCTAGGAGCTGTAATCGGAAAATTCAGATGCAGAAACCGTAGAAAAAATCTTCTCACAAAATTTATAAACATTGAAACGCTCACCTTCCAGTGGATGTCCCAGGCAGGAAGATGGCAGCTTTTCAATTTATGCACAATACCCGGAACCAACTTTATAATAAGAAGAAATCTAATTGAAAAAATGGGCGGATGGGATACAAAGGCAGTAACAGAAGATACCGAAATAAGCTTCAGACTATATAGAATGGGCTACAAGATAAAGTTTATTCCCCTTGCTGTAACCTGGGAGCAGGAACCTCAGACTCTTAATGTGTGGTTCAAGCAGAGAAGCAGGTGGGCCAAGGGAAATGTATATGTGATTATCAAAAACTTCAGGTACCTTTTTACCAGACATGCAAATGTAAGTAAATTTGACATTATATATTACATCATAATATATTTTTTCTTTCTATCTGCTGCAATTATCTCGGATCTTATTTTTATACTAGGTCTATCCCGGATAATACATCTAAATATAAGTGGCTACAGTATCATTCTATGGATCATGGCATACAGTGTATTTTCCCTTTCCATCTTGATAGCCATCTCTACAGAAAAGGGAGAATTGACATTTAGTAATTTTCTGGTAACCCTGCTGATGTATTTCACCTACTGCAAACTATGGTCAATTGTGGCTGCTCTTGGATTCTACAGTTATCTTGAAGATGTAATATTCAAGAAGGAGTTCAAATGGTATAAGACGGAAAGATTCTAAAACTGAAGAAAGGAATGTGAAAAATGAGAAAATACAATTTCATATTGATGATTTCATTGATTTTTATTATTTTATTTTCCTGCAGAACAGAAGTTTCATCTGCTTCATACAATAATCTGGAATATAGAAATTTTACCTTTGGGAGCGATGTAACCTTTAGTGGAGTATTTTCATCACATTCTCTATATTTCAATGTAGATAAACATTCCGAGATAAAATCCATACAGGCAAATATACATTTCAATATAAGCCAGCTTGTAGACAAAACTAAAAATGCATCCGTCACCTTTTCAATAAACGGGAAACCATTCTATTCCTCCCCACTATTTTATAAAGAACATCAAATAACATATTTAAAAGCTTCAGTACCTCTAAGTGCAATTAAACCTGGAAGCAACGAATTCAAAATAGATACTTACTCCAGAATATCCGACAAACCCTGTACAGATGATGTCAACAGTGGAAACTGGCTGAATTTATACGGCGATTCAAACCTGTCAATGGGATTCATAAGTAAACGGAGCTCAAATAATATATCAGAATTTCCATATCCTTTTATCAAAAACGACAGCAATGACTATGCTACCGTAATAGCTGTACCCGACAACTATACTGAACAGGAACTCTCCGCAGCCCTCATGCTTGAAACCTATTTTGGAAAACAAAATGGCTCTGAAAACTATAACGGAACCGTTGTCAAATATTCCTCCGTTCCGCAGCACAAAAACATAATATACATAGGGGATTCAAAAAATATTCCCCGGGAGATTAGATCCATTTATCCTCCAGCAGCACAAAATTACAGCAAATGTGCTGTAATAAAGGAGTTTTACTCCCCCTTTGATAAAAAATACAAGTTTATGTCAATAATAAGTGAAAATGGAAATATGCTCAAAAAAGCTGTAAAACTGCTTACAAACAGGGACATTGTAAAACAGCTTGCTGTGGATACATTTAGAGTAGACAGCAGCATCAAGGTAGAAAAAAGGACTTCAGAACCAGCTTCAAAGCTTACATTTAGAGATCTCGGATTAACCGGAATAAATTTTAAAGGTCCTTTCAGACAGAGCAGTTCAATACAATACAGTCTTCCTAAAAACAGACTTCCTTCCAGTGGATGCAGAATAAAATTAATCATGAGATATTCACAGAATCTGGATTTCAACCGATCACTTGTTACTGTATATGTAAATGGTACTCCCATAGGCAGTAAAAAATTAAGTTCGGATAAGTGCAACGGCGACCAACTGGAGCTTTCAATTCCGGATGATGTCAAGAAATCAAATTCCCTCGGCATAGAAATTGCCTTTGATCTTGAAATAACGGATTCATTTTGCCAGTTAAGACGGGAAGAAATACCCTGGGCCCTTGTAACCGGTAATTCATATATATATACCGGATAATGAAAATAAGTTCTACAGTTTCATTACTTATCCACAGCCATTTGTTTCAAACAGAAAGCTGGACAATACAGCACTTGTAGTTCCTGAAAGCCTGTCTGAAAATGAAGTTGAAGGTATAAGCAGGATGTTTTTATATATGGGAAAAGATATAGATTACAGTACAGGAAATATAGAAGTTTTAACTGACAAAAACTTTTCAGAAAAATATCATGACATGAACCTGATATTATATGGAACCCCTGAAAACAACCAGATTATAAAAAAAATGAATTCGAAACTCTGGTTTAAATACAATAAAAAATACACATCATTTACGGGTAATGAAAAATTGTACCTAACAGATCCCTATGCTTCAAACATATCAGTATTTCAGTTTGACATATCGCCCTATAACAACAGCAAATCTGTTCTGGTGCTGACTTCACCCAAGAAAGACCTGCTTTTGAAATCTCTTGTATTTTTATCTTCTCCAAACCACTTTTTAAAGCTGTCCGGTGATTCCATACTGATAGACAGCTTCGGCAACATAAAAAGCTTTCAGTTTAAAAAAGAAAACACGGAATCCACATATGACAAACTCAGTTCCATGGATACAGAAACTAAAACATTTACATTATTTGCAGCACTTTTACTCGCATTTGGTATTGCAGCAATACTATTATACAGATTCAAAAATAGAAGATTCAGGTAATTTTATAA
Proteins encoded in this region:
- a CDS encoding PTS mannitol transporter subunit IICB; the protein is MEISKKSGTGKARVQKFGGFLAGMVMPNIGAFIAWGLITALFIPTGWIPNENFNKLVSPMITYLLPVLIGYTGGKMVYGTRGGVVGAIATMGVIVGSSVTQFLGAMVIGPLGGYLIKKFDELVKDRIPTGFEMLVNTFSSGILGLILALAGFSIIGPVVAAVTVALGNGAKWITEVKLLPLIAILVEPGKILFLNNAINHGIFDPLGIAQVKDVGKSIFFLLESNPGPGLGVLLAYCIYGKGNAKQSAPGAIIIQFLGGIHEIYFPFVMMTPLLLLAVIGGGMAADFTFLVTGAGLVASPAPGSIFAEIAMSPKGGLLPVLAGILVGAVVSFLISCPIIKTSSTDDDESFDSAKDLVGQMKAESKGKTAVAEVSNTNELPGLIVFACDAGMGSSAMGESILKKKVKDAGLKIEVKHSPVNEIPKDADVVFTQESLEDRARMIVPDARIITIKNFLDNKVYDEYIRSLKR
- a CDS encoding cellulose biosynthesis cyclic di-GMP-binding regulatory protein BcsB; this encodes MTYPQPFVSNRKLDNTALVVPESLSENEVEGISRMFLYMGKDIDYSTGNIEVLTDKNFSEKYHDMNLILYGTPENNQIIKKMNSKLWFKYNKKYTSFTGNEKLYLTDPYASNISVFQFDISPYNNSKSVLVLTSPKKDLLLKSLVFLSSPNHFLKLSGDSILIDSFGNIKSFQFKKENTESTYDKLSSMDTETKTFTLFAALLLAFGIAAILLYRFKNRRFR
- a CDS encoding glycosyltransferase encodes the protein MNIFDILLLYSLAVIWITIFINVILITGGYLYYLKTLKLNMHEIPAYYPFISVMVPAHNEEKVIARTVRSLLNLEYPENKYEIIIINDNSSDNSTLILEEIKKNNPCRNLSVINTDNITGGRGKSNALNIGFKKSCGEFLAIYDADNTPEKKSLKYLVQTIISDNSLGAVIGKFRCRNRRKNLLTKFINIETLTFQWMSQAGRWQLFNLCTIPGTNFIIRRNLIEKMGGWDTKAVTEDTEISFRLYRMGYKIKFIPLAVTWEQEPQTLNVWFKQRSRWAKGNVYVIIKNFRYLFTRHANVSKFDIIYYIIIYFFFLSAAIISDLIFILGLSRIIHLNISGYSIILWIMAYSVFSLSILIAISTEKGELTFSNFLVTLLMYFTYCKLWSIVAALGFYSYLEDVIFKKEFKWYKTERF
- a CDS encoding DUF2334 domain-containing protein, producing the protein MIYNTKKIYSLSLILVVSASIIFSAAPNVESSSKNSTAIIYDTYNEFGSEENRLNSLVRLILGSGSGIDILNSSSYFKGSASKYKILFILYNNFSKLPVSLVNDLLNFKGRIVWIGKNFDQLPLNKSNIKYISSLSSQNLNYNILKNDFYRLINNTYQENRNVYLLIDAVYPFTDLDVFAKKIDFLYSNGIPFICSVMPVYENQDMDAMKRFCGILEYVQNNGGKIILHFPVLYGENIPEDKIESKIRLAQKIYMDYGIQPIALDIPEGFLYRENSKALIHSTNTVFIHKDTDMGILDLDNYSISPFNLVIDKVDFNNKYIREQPDSIHNTALSLSSDMDYDNFKKQINDLLKDEFYFSSPEYLDIPAKYAKKHSNESKSSPSRSIDISSGNMDIIKITLFICVFFVAIIIIGIKLDVKKFFR
- a CDS encoding cellulose biosynthesis cyclic di-GMP-binding regulatory protein BcsB translates to MRKYNFILMISLIFIILFSCRTEVSSASYNNLEYRNFTFGSDVTFSGVFSSHSLYFNVDKHSEIKSIQANIHFNISQLVDKTKNASVTFSINGKPFYSSPLFYKEHQITYLKASVPLSAIKPGSNEFKIDTYSRISDKPCTDDVNSGNWLNLYGDSNLSMGFISKRSSNNISEFPYPFIKNDSNDYATVIAVPDNYTEQELSAALMLETYFGKQNGSENYNGTVVKYSSVPQHKNIIYIGDSKNIPREIRSIYPPAAQNYSKCAVIKEFYSPFDKKYKFMSIISENGNMLKKAVKLLTNRDIVKQLAVDTFRVDSSIKVEKRTSEPASKLTFRDLGLTGINFKGPFRQSSSIQYSLPKNRLPSSGCRIKLIMRYSQNLDFNRSLVTVYVNGTPIGSKKLSSDKCNGDQLELSIPDDVKKSNSLGIEIAFDLEITDSFCQLRREEIPWALVTGNSYIYTG
- a CDS encoding GGDEF domain-containing protein, which codes for MEFGNYGKKIDIFMTLLIAYFFIICISFQYIQSQNIFENYIMLLVLMFVALISYYTDMTFSLIVVLICDFAYFSYKLYMSVTNSISINENSYYWAVSIPLTALIVSFLSRYILYIQMESKKIMAENKSFVMIDPLTGIRNSSALLNELPIYMNMSKRHGIPLSLMVVKFKYNSNLKSIAGMEFFRDILVKCSRSLENSLRIEDRKYILPEDDIFAFILISDENGCEIIKTRLKENINNMTLDRYDRLGNLKLEVQIGYYIYNEDIQNPMDFLSKAEKELDYDI
- the map gene encoding type I methionyl aminopeptidase encodes the protein MIDIKTKKEIGYMAAAGKILASCHKEIHKMIKPGITTMEINSFVEKYLDEHGASPEQKGYMGFPYAICASLNDEICHGFPNKKPLKEGDIVTIDMVVNLNGWLADSAWSYAVGKISKEAEDLMNITKECLYRGIKKAVIGNHIGDIGHEIQTYAESLGYSVVRDYTGHGIGKVMHDDIAVPHYGKPGRGLKLVKGMVITIEPMINIGSYHTVIDNNGWTARTVDGSLSAQYEHTLAIAEDGPIILTDQDNI